Proteins found in one Triticum aestivum cultivar Chinese Spring chromosome 4D, IWGSC CS RefSeq v2.1, whole genome shotgun sequence genomic segment:
- the LOC123099465 gene encoding wall-associated receptor kinase 2, translating into MPFNRLAAVPVLLLWLVSVLAARFPLLGAASPQPSSKCQRKCGSVDIPYPFGIVHSPDDDEGDDDGHCAMNGFGLTCNETGTNGGRHRPFAAGNVEVVGVSLQQGQARMLNDISDYCYNTTTREMVRDEWSLDFAGTPYMFSDTTNKFTVIGCQTLAYINGDDGDYGDGGDKYMSGCVAMCRGDDVRTTLSNGSCSGIGCCQTAIPKGLQYYYVEFDSGFNTTEIHNVSRCSYAVLMDSSNFTFSTTYATSPAFINNNGGQAPFVMDWAIGNETCDVARKKPVSYACVSNNSECFNSLNGPGYICNCSKGFHGNPYLQDPEHGCKDIDECKLPHLYRCTNGGVCRNRLGGYDCPCKFRLKGHAKGGTCIDHFPLAAKVAVCTIGGILLMVIISFLVILHKEKKKTEEFFKKNGGPTLEKAIVIKLFKKDELKPILKKSNFIGKGCFGEVYKGILDNKLVAVKKPINGSVLESDQFANEVIIQSQVIHKNIVRLIGCCLEVDAPMLVYEFISQGSLHDILHNSNNKVALNLDARLSIAAHSADGLAYMHSKTNTRILHGDVKTANILLDDNFIPKISDFGISRLIACDKEHTASIIGDRNYMDPVYLQEGLLTEKSDVYSFGVVILELISRERAMHSDNNKLVKNFLEAHKKQKKATQFFDKEIAITNDLEILENLASIAVECLSLDVDQRPTMMEVAERLLILSRSCKL; encoded by the exons ATGCCGTTCAACAGATTAGCTGCTGTACCTGTACTACTATTATGGCTCGTCTCAGTGCTTGCCGCAAGGTTCCCACTGCTTGGAGCAGCATCGCCACAACCTAGCAGTAAGTGCCAAAGAAAATGCGGCAGCGTAGACATCCCTTACCCATTCGGGATCGTCCATTCACCCGACGACGACGAAGGCGACGACGACGGCCACTGCGCCATGAACGGCTTTGGCCTGACCTGCAACGAGACAGGGACTAATGGTGGGCGCCACAGGCCATTTGCAGCTGGCAACGTGGAGGTCGTCGGCGTCTCGCTGCAGCAAGGTCAGGCCCGGATGCTGAATGATATCTCCGATTATTGCTACAACACCACCACTCGGGAGATGGTCCGCGACGAGTGGTCGCTGGACTTCGCGGGCACACCCTACATGTTCTCTgacaccaccaacaagttcacggTCATCGGTTGCCAAACCCTGGCGTACATCAACGGCGACGATGGCGACTATGGCGATGGCGGCGACAAGTACATGAGTGGGTGTGTGGCCATGTGCCGGGGAGACGATGTGAGGACGACCCTGAGCAACGGCTCCTGCTCCGGGATAGGGTGCTGCCAGACCGCCATCCCCAAGGGGCTGCAGTACTACTACGTGGAGTTCGACTCTGGCTTCAACACGACCGAGATCCACAACGTCAGCCGCTGCAGCTACGCGGTGCTCATGGACTCGTCCAACTTCACCTTCTCGACGACCTATGCGACCTCGCCGGCGTTCATTAACAACAACGGTGGCCAGGCGCCGTTCGTCATGGATTGGGCCATCGGGAACGAGACGTGCGACGT CG CCCGCAAGAAGCCTGTGTCCTACGCGTGCGTCAGCAACAACAGCGAGTGCTTCAACTCGCTCAATGGACCAGGCTACATCTGCAACTGTTCCAAAGGTTTCCATGGTAATCCTTACCTGCAAGATCCGGAGCACGGATGCAAAG ACATTGATGAATGCAAGCTCCCTCATCTGTATCGCTGCACAAATGGCGGAGTCTGCAGAAACAGGTTGGGAGGCTATGACTGTCCATGCAAATTTAGATTGAAAGGCCACGCCAAAGGGGGAACCTGCATAGATCATTTCCCTCTAGCAGCAAAGGTGGCAGTCT GTACAATAGGTGGCATTCTTCTCATGGTGATTATATCGTTTCTTGTTATTCTTCACAAAGAGAAAAAGAAGACGGAAGAATTCTTCAAAAAGAATGGTGGCCCTACATTAGAGAAGGCAATTGTcattaaacttttcaaaaaggacGAGCTCAAGCCTATTTTGAAGAAGAGCAACTTTATTGGAAAAGGTTGCTTTGGTGAAGTTTACAAGGGCATTCTTGACAATAAACTAGTTGCAGTAAAGAAGCCGATTAATGGTTCTGTGCTAGAGAGTGACCAATTTGCAAATGAAGTCATCATTCAATCTCAAGTCATCCACAAGAACATTGTTAGGCTCATTGGTTGTTGCCTTGAAGTCGATGCCCCCATGCTGGTCTACGAGTTTATCTCCCAAGGTAGCCTCCATGACATTCTTCACAACAGCAATAACAAGGTGGCTCTCAACTTGGATGCCCGTCTAAGTATTGCTGCACATTCAGCCGATGGTCTAGCTTATATGCACTCAAAAACAAATACTAGAATTCTACACGGTGATGTGAAAACAGCTAATATACTTTTGGATGATAACTTCATACCCAAGATTTCAGATTTCGGCATATCTAGGCTGATTGCATGTGACAAGGAACACACTGCATCAATCATTGGCGACAGGAATTATATGGATCCGGTGTATCTACAAGAAGGCTTACTCACTGAAAAAAGTGATGTCTACAGTTTTGGAGTTGTGATCCTGGAACTTATTAGCAGGGAGAGGGCAATGCATTCTGATAATAATAAGTTGGTAAAGAATTTTCTTGAAGCCCATAAGAAACAAAAGAAAGCAACCCAGTTTTTCGACAAGGAAATTGCAATAACAAATGATTTGGAGATCCTTGAAAATTTAGCAAGTATAGCTGTGGAATGCCTTAGCCTTGACGTGGATCAAAGGCCAACAATGATGGAGGTAGCTGAGAGGCTACTCATACTAAGCCGATCTTGTAAGTTGTAA